Within Chrysiogenia bacterium, the genomic segment CGTAGTCTTCAAGGTGTTGCACCTGGGCGTCTCCAACAACTGGGGCCGCTTCAACGACATCTCCGGTACGGTGAACTTCGACGAAGCCAATCCCGAAAAGAGCAGCGTGAACCTGGTGATCAAGGCTGACAGCGTCGACACGGGCGTGGCCAAACGTGACAAGCACCTGCGCGATACCGACTTCTTCAGCGCCAAGGAATTTCCGGTCATCACCTTCAAGAGCAAGAAGGTCGTCAAGAAAGGTGACAAGCAGTACGAAGTCACCGGCGATCTCTTTCTCCACGGCGTGACGAAGGAAATCACCACCACGTTCACTCACACGGGCACCATGGAAAAGGATCCGTGGGGCAACAAGCGCGTGGGCGGCGAAACCGAGTTCACGATCGACCGGACCGACTTTGGTATCAACTACCGGCCGGAGGTAGTCGGCACCAAGGTCACCATTCACGCCGCGTTCGAAGCCATCCACAAGTAATCAGGCGCCGTCCCCGCGCAAACGCGCGGGGACGGGTAATTCCCTCCCATGTTGCAGGCAATCCTTCCATCCATCATCGGCACTTTGCTCGTCACCACGCTGAGCGCGGTTTTTCTGGCACTGGCCTGGAAACCCTGGCAAGACGTGCGTCCGGCCAAGCCGGGGTGGGGCGCCGCGCTGGGCCTTGGCATGGGCTACGCGCTTGCCCACGGCTACCTGGTAGGCTGGCCCGCGCTACCGCCGGTCACGGGCAAGCAGTGGGTCTTTGCCCTCGCACTGGCGGCAGCGGTGATCGGCAGCGTCCACGCGCTCGTGGCCGACAAACGCCCCGCGCACTTCGGCCTGTGCGGCGCGATGGCGCTGGCCGTGCCGATCGCAACACTACAAAGCAAGCTGCAATACGGCTGGGAG encodes:
- a CDS encoding YceI family protein — protein: MIKSRVPTFFAAAIAAFALSLGATNARAAESFTIDGNHSYVVFKVLHLGVSNNWGRFNDISGTVNFDEANPEKSSVNLVIKADSVDTGVAKRDKHLRDTDFFSAKEFPVITFKSKKVVKKGDKQYEVTGDLFLHGVTKEITTTFTHTGTMEKDPWGNKRVGGETEFTIDRTDFGINYRPEVVGTKVTIHAAFEAIHK